One Rhodothermaceae bacterium genomic window carries:
- a CDS encoding response regulator gives MSTAGHILWADDEIDLLRSHVLFLENRGYQVTCVTNGADAVEAVAQDDLVDVVLLDEQMPGMDGLETLAAIKQKRPDLPVIMVTKSEEEHLMDEALGGQISDYLTKPVNPSQILLTCKRLLERIQLRNARVSQDYMHRFNAISATLNSYTSFQEWISLYQELVHYDRQLESDEGARQVLSDQYREANRVFGRYIEDVYPDWVAAYNSRSLDERPRLSHEVIPHWVIPQLNADHPVIFFVIDCMRYDQWLEFESLLLPLFSIQTDFSMGILPTATPYARNAIFSGLLPYEIHRRHPTLWQGENGDEHSRNRHEETLLASCLERFNQRDVSMRYRKLIGKEDGRAFAQDVNHYLQADLNAIVVNFVDILAHSRADSDVIRELAPDEQAYRALTRTWFKHSWLYQSFQTLSRKDCTIIITTDHGAVRSLHGAKVRGDRNTSTALRYKFGRNLWADPRHAMIVKDPKAFGLPSGSAGDCYIIAKEDYYFVYPTNYHHYRNLYNDSMQHGGASMEEMILPVVTLRPRKS, from the coding sequence ATGTCAACAGCCGGGCATATCCTTTGGGCAGACGATGAAATTGATCTGCTCCGATCCCACGTACTTTTTCTTGAAAATCGTGGCTACCAGGTTACGTGTGTAACTAATGGGGCGGACGCAGTTGAGGCGGTCGCTCAGGATGATTTAGTTGACGTAGTCCTTCTGGATGAGCAGATGCCCGGTATGGACGGGCTGGAGACGCTGGCGGCCATCAAACAAAAACGTCCGGACCTCCCGGTGATCATGGTAACCAAGAGCGAGGAAGAGCATCTCATGGATGAGGCCTTGGGTGGACAGATCAGTGACTACCTGACCAAGCCGGTAAACCCCAGCCAAATCCTGCTTACCTGCAAGCGGCTCCTTGAGCGGATTCAGTTGCGGAATGCGCGTGTATCTCAAGACTACATGCACCGCTTCAATGCAATTTCTGCAACCCTCAACAGCTACACGAGCTTTCAGGAATGGATCAGCCTGTACCAAGAACTGGTCCACTATGATCGCCAACTGGAGAGTGACGAAGGTGCCCGTCAAGTTCTGTCTGATCAGTACCGAGAAGCAAACCGGGTATTCGGTCGATACATCGAAGATGTCTACCCTGATTGGGTTGCGGCATATAATTCCCGCTCATTGGATGAGCGCCCACGGCTCTCGCATGAAGTGATCCCGCACTGGGTCATCCCGCAACTCAATGCAGACCATCCCGTGATCTTCTTCGTGATTGACTGCATGCGGTATGATCAGTGGCTGGAGTTTGAATCCCTGCTTTTACCCCTCTTCTCTATCCAGACCGATTTCTCAATGGGGATTCTGCCAACCGCGACCCCCTACGCACGGAATGCGATTTTCAGTGGTCTTCTACCCTACGAAATCCACCGTCGGCATCCAACCCTTTGGCAGGGCGAAAACGGGGATGAGCACAGCCGAAATCGTCATGAGGAAACCTTACTCGCCTCCTGCCTTGAGCGATTCAACCAGCGTGACGTTTCCATGCGATACCGAAAACTAATTGGCAAGGAAGATGGTCGTGCCTTCGCGCAGGATGTGAACCATTATCTGCAGGCAGATCTGAATGCCATCGTCGTCAACTTCGTGGATATTCTGGCTCACAGCAGAGCCGACTCAGATGTGATCCGGGAATTAGCCCCCGACGAACAAGCCTACCGGGCTCTGACGCGAACTTGGTTCAAACACTCCTGGCTGTATCAATCCTTTCAAACACTGTCTAGAAAGGACTGTACGATTATTATCACCACCGACCATGGAGCGGTCCGGAGCCTGCATGGAGCTAAAGTTCGTGGAGACCGCAATACATCCACGGCTTTGCGTTACAAATTCGGGCGCAACCTTTGGGCAGACCCTCGTCATGCAATGATTGTTAAGGATCCAAAAGCCTTTGGCTTACCCTCTGGCAGCGCGGGGGACTGCTATATCATTGCGAAGGAAGACTATTACTTCGTCTATCCCACCAACTACCATCACTACCGAAATCTCTACAATGATTCCATGCAGCACGGGGGTGCCTCCATGGAGGAGATGATTCTTCCGGTGGTTACGCTGCGTCCCAGGAAGTCATGA
- a CDS encoding ferritin has product MARKGLSKRMQIALNEQIKAELDSAYLYLALAAEMESRNLKGFAHWLRIQWEEELVHGLKLYDFLLQRDARVELHALDKPSIDSEQTTLEIFSQVLEHEQYITARINQLYALAQEDLDYGSQTLLHWFIEEQLEEEESAREIVDNLRLVGESGAALFLLDRELGQRSDDHEEE; this is encoded by the coding sequence ATGGCAAGAAAAGGATTATCCAAACGAATGCAGATTGCGCTGAATGAGCAAATTAAAGCGGAGTTGGACTCGGCTTATCTGTACTTGGCGCTTGCTGCCGAAATGGAATCTCGGAATCTGAAAGGCTTTGCTCATTGGCTGCGAATCCAGTGGGAAGAAGAGCTCGTGCATGGGTTAAAACTGTACGATTTTCTACTTCAGCGTGATGCAAGAGTTGAACTTCACGCTCTGGATAAGCCGAGCATCGACTCAGAGCAGACAACACTGGAAATTTTTTCACAAGTGCTGGAGCATGAACAGTACATCACTGCTCGAATCAATCAGCTGTATGCATTAGCTCAGGAGGACCTGGATTATGGCTCCCAGACGCTACTGCACTGGTTCATAGAGGAGCAGCTGGAAGAAGAGGAGTCTGCCCGTGAGATCGTGGACAATTTACGTTTGGTTGGTGAATCAGGGGCTGCGCTCTTTCTTCTGGATCGTGAACTGGGACAGCGCTCTGATGACCATGAAGAGGAATAA
- a CDS encoding MBL fold metallo-hydrolase, with the protein MSALKFLVPGVISQEEFDAVNIEIYDVAPGVLMLVGLGGNIGVSFGEDATFMIDGQFGPLTEKIFAAVATRTDKPVLVVLNTHWHLDHVAANESLVDRGVTILAHENVRKRLSADQVLPAFGQTVPARPQKALPSVTFTEDMSLHWNGDTIEIFHAPGAHTDGDTIVHFRKGNVIHMSDTYFNGMYPLIDIDCGGSIDGMIAVAEAVLVRSNESTKIIPGHGPLSNQSELEAYRDMLVTVRDAVSTLIQEGKSQEEAIAAKPTAAIDADWIDGVLEPDVFVAHVYTSLTKTTGQ; encoded by the coding sequence ATGTCGGCATTGAAATTTCTGGTCCCTGGAGTAATTTCCCAGGAGGAATTTGACGCGGTTAACATTGAGATTTATGATGTAGCTCCCGGAGTCTTGATGCTCGTTGGTCTTGGAGGCAATATTGGAGTTTCCTTCGGAGAGGACGCGACGTTTATGATTGATGGTCAATTTGGACCTCTCACTGAAAAAATCTTTGCAGCAGTCGCGACGCGTACAGATAAACCGGTCCTAGTAGTTCTCAATACGCACTGGCACTTAGATCATGTGGCAGCAAATGAAAGTTTAGTCGACCGTGGAGTTACGATTCTGGCACACGAGAACGTTCGAAAACGCCTGAGTGCGGACCAGGTACTGCCTGCGTTCGGGCAAACTGTCCCAGCTAGGCCCCAAAAGGCACTTCCCTCCGTTACGTTTACGGAGGATATGTCCCTGCATTGGAATGGGGATACGATAGAGATCTTCCACGCACCGGGTGCCCATACGGATGGGGACACAATTGTGCATTTCAGAAAAGGCAACGTGATCCATATGTCGGATACGTACTTCAACGGAATGTATCCGCTCATCGACATAGACTGTGGAGGTTCAATTGATGGAATGATTGCTGTTGCGGAAGCGGTGCTTGTACGCTCCAATGAGAGTACGAAGATCATTCCAGGGCATGGGCCACTGTCCAATCAATCTGAACTGGAGGCATACCGGGATATGTTGGTGACGGTCCGTGATGCTGTATCGACACTGATCCAGGAGGGAAAGTCTCAGGAGGAGGCTATTGCTGCAAAGCCTACCGCTGCCATAGACGCTGATTGGATCGATGGGGTCTTGGAGCCGGATGTATTTGTCGCGCACGTATACACGTCACTGACCAAAACTACCGGCCAATAA
- a CDS encoding J domain-containing protein: MSRLTIADDLYAVMEVDPFASAEEIKTAYRRLAQQHHPDRNPGDDEAEERFKRLQQAYSILSDPARRKAYDQLRITTKPAPSPVFVDDFFSSIGEFFEELFGGGSNVVNISLERALRGGPVMIRGKDGSLTRIVLPRGVKNKFRIRASDDPGARVFTFKVLPHPVFTRKGITLQMKLPLNGLEALLGCTHTIVDPYGEPITIDVPPNSTPGTRLRLKGCGVQTETKRTGDLLVDLQILPLKSSDRETLYKAAHAAGLIGR, from the coding sequence ATGTCTCGTTTGACTATTGCTGATGACCTTTATGCCGTAATGGAAGTCGACCCGTTCGCTTCCGCGGAAGAGATCAAGACAGCTTATCGCCGACTCGCCCAACAGCATCACCCCGATCGAAACCCTGGTGATGATGAAGCGGAGGAGCGCTTTAAACGGCTTCAGCAGGCCTACAGTATTCTCTCAGACCCTGCCCGAAGAAAGGCCTATGATCAACTTCGTATCACAACGAAACCCGCCCCCTCACCGGTATTCGTAGACGACTTTTTCTCCAGTATCGGTGAGTTTTTTGAGGAGCTTTTTGGGGGAGGCAGCAATGTCGTGAATATATCTCTGGAGCGTGCTCTTCGAGGCGGGCCCGTTATGATTCGAGGCAAAGATGGATCTCTTACCCGGATTGTCCTTCCCCGGGGAGTGAAGAATAAATTCCGGATCCGCGCCTCTGATGACCCCGGTGCACGTGTCTTTACCTTCAAGGTGCTCCCACACCCCGTATTTACCCGAAAAGGAATCACCCTACAAATGAAGCTGCCCCTAAACGGACTGGAGGCGCTGTTGGGATGTACACATACAATTGTTGACCCCTATGGGGAACCGATCACGATTGATGTTCCACCCAATTCGACCCCAGGGACCAGACTGCGGCTCAAGGGATGCGGAGTTCAAACGGAGACAAAACGAACGGGGGACCTACTCGTTGATCTTCAGATCCTTCCCCTGAAGTCGTCAGACCGCGAGACTCTTTACAAAGCTGCACATGCAGCCGGGCTTATTGGCCGGTAG
- the accC gene encoding acetyl-CoA carboxylase biotin carboxylase subunit, producing the protein MKRISKILIANRGEIALRIMRTCKVLGIRSVAIYSEVDRRSAHVVYADEAYCVGPAPSVDSYLNLSRIMDAVKESGADAVHPGYGFLSERAELAGACEDQGVVFIGPSAHTISDMGDKMLARELMQTHDVPVVPGTEGAVTHVDEALAIADQIGYPVLAKAAAGGGGKGMRKVNSAQEMEQALDRAQGEAGSAFGDARIFIEKYLENPRHIEFQILADAYGKCIHLFERECSIQRRHQKVIEEAPCADMTVELRSRMGAAAIRAAQACKYVGAGTIEFLLDRDNNFYFMEMNTRLQVEHPVTEYITGLDLVAEQIRIAEGAPLPYEQNEMEIHGHAIECRIYAEDPESNFLPNPGMITFHQVPTGVGVRVDSGLEVSGEVPIYYDPMISKVITWGRTRDEATGRMIGALSDYQIAGVKTTCQFCRRVMQSAAWQEARLSTHFVDEHSELLVEEAETPTEAAAVTTVLLQRSNPPNLLATAWLNRRES; encoded by the coding sequence ATGAAGAGAATTTCAAAGATACTGATTGCGAATCGAGGAGAGATCGCTCTGCGGATCATGCGCACCTGTAAAGTGCTGGGGATACGTTCGGTTGCAATCTACAGTGAAGTTGATCGCAGAAGTGCCCATGTGGTTTATGCAGACGAGGCCTATTGCGTGGGCCCTGCTCCGTCGGTAGACTCGTATCTGAATCTGAGCCGGATTATGGATGCGGTCAAAGAGAGCGGGGCAGATGCGGTTCATCCAGGTTACGGATTCTTGTCTGAGCGGGCTGAACTTGCTGGGGCATGTGAAGACCAGGGAGTTGTGTTCATTGGCCCCTCCGCACACACAATCAGTGATATGGGGGACAAAATGCTGGCCAGAGAGCTCATGCAGACACATGACGTGCCGGTGGTTCCAGGAACCGAAGGGGCGGTCACCCATGTTGACGAAGCACTAGCCATTGCGGATCAAATTGGATATCCCGTGCTCGCAAAAGCAGCGGCAGGGGGTGGCGGCAAAGGGATGCGCAAGGTGAATAGCGCCCAGGAAATGGAGCAGGCGCTCGACCGGGCACAGGGGGAAGCAGGGTCTGCCTTTGGGGATGCCCGCATCTTTATTGAGAAGTATTTGGAGAATCCACGTCATATAGAATTTCAGATCCTTGCAGATGCATACGGCAAATGTATCCATCTGTTTGAACGCGAGTGTTCCATACAACGACGTCACCAGAAAGTCATTGAGGAAGCCCCCTGCGCAGATATGACCGTAGAATTAAGATCACGCATGGGGGCAGCAGCGATCCGCGCCGCACAGGCATGCAAGTATGTTGGTGCAGGGACCATTGAGTTTTTACTTGATCGGGACAACAACTTCTACTTTATGGAAATGAATACGCGCCTTCAAGTGGAGCACCCGGTCACCGAGTACATCACTGGACTGGATCTTGTTGCCGAGCAAATTAGGATCGCAGAAGGGGCACCCCTGCCGTACGAACAAAATGAAATGGAGATTCATGGGCACGCAATAGAGTGTCGCATTTATGCGGAAGATCCAGAATCCAATTTTTTACCGAATCCGGGCATGATCACATTTCATCAGGTTCCAACGGGGGTTGGGGTCCGGGTGGATAGTGGCCTGGAGGTCAGCGGCGAGGTGCCGATCTATTACGATCCAATGATCTCAAAAGTGATTACATGGGGTCGTACGCGTGATGAAGCAACAGGCAGAATGATCGGTGCTTTAAGTGATTATCAGATTGCAGGGGTAAAAACAACGTGCCAATTCTGCCGCCGTGTTATGCAAAGTGCAGCATGGCAGGAAGCTCGTCTTAGTACTCATTTTGTAGATGAGCACTCAGAGCTTCTGGTTGAGGAAGCTGAGACTCCGACGGAGGCTGCAGCTGTGACAACTGTTTTGCTGCAGAGAAGCAATCCCCCCAACTTACTGGCAACTGCTTGGCTTAATCGCAGAGAGAGTTGA
- a CDS encoding methylated-DNA--[protein]-cysteine S-methyltransferase → MLRNKTYQYNKVADAISFIDDNFKSQPSLDSIADHINLSSFHFQRLFKEWVGISPKKYLKFIGYGYAKNLLRNKKSTLFDTAFEIGLSGTSRLHDMFITIEGMTPGEYKNGGANLKINYSFSESPFGDIIVASTDKGICRMAFSENNTLAFKGLQAIFPNANFNPKADKFQQDALSIFRNDWGNLNEIKLHLKGTKFQLKVWETLLSIPYGSLSTYGEIAKVIEHPKASRAVGTAIGNNPIAYLIPCHRVIQKSGNIGGYHWGPTRKKAIIGWEASKIL, encoded by the coding sequence ATGCTTAGAAACAAAACATATCAGTATAACAAGGTAGCAGACGCAATTTCATTTATTGATGATAACTTTAAGAGTCAACCATCATTGGACTCAATAGCAGACCATATAAACCTAAGTTCTTTTCATTTTCAGCGTTTGTTCAAAGAATGGGTAGGAATTAGTCCAAAAAAATACTTGAAGTTTATTGGTTATGGTTATGCAAAGAACTTGCTCAGAAACAAGAAAAGTACCCTATTTGATACAGCTTTTGAAATAGGCTTATCAGGTACAAGCAGGCTTCACGACATGTTCATAACTATAGAAGGTATGACTCCCGGTGAGTATAAAAATGGCGGAGCCAACCTTAAAATAAATTACAGTTTTTCGGAGAGTCCTTTTGGGGACATCATTGTAGCATCCACCGATAAAGGAATCTGTCGTATGGCTTTTAGTGAAAACAATACATTAGCATTTAAGGGATTACAGGCTATATTTCCAAACGCAAACTTCAATCCAAAAGCGGATAAATTTCAACAAGATGCATTGTCTATTTTCCGTAACGATTGGGGCAATCTGAATGAAATAAAACTACATCTAAAGGGAACTAAATTTCAATTGAAAGTTTGGGAAACATTATTATCAATTCCATATGGAAGTTTATCAACTTATGGCGAGATAGCAAAAGTCATTGAACATCCAAAAGCATCTAGAGCTGTGGGGACTGCAATTGGAAATAACCCGATCGCTTACCTGATTCCATGTCACAGAGTAATTCAGAAGTCAGGGAATATCGGTGGATATCATTGGGGGCCGACAAGAAAAAAAGCTATTATTGGTTGGGAGGCTTCTAAGATTCTTTGA
- a CDS encoding aminotransferase class V-fold PLP-dependent enzyme, which yields MHFDFDSKQRREILETVFEKLEKYYCTTKDLRTNPDLNISKIRALVKTADLVNGVKPDEAIHHVTKGLETYSVHTPHPKYFGLFNPRSNYAGIIADLITATYNPQLAAWSHAPFAVEVEEFIIREFTSKFGYEDKSADGVFTTGGAEANLTAILCALNNKYSDFAKDGLFGVGEKPVILCSEEAHHSIQKAAKAIGLGYNLVKSIPVTDELKLDTKILQQGLSNLDTSVYSPLMIIGTAGTTGTGTIDDLNQLNTICKDHNIWFHVDAAYGGGAILSKALKYRLEGIEKSDSITFDAHKWMSVPMGTSIFLTSKNDILGKTFRTTTEYMPKEADRLTITEPFAHSIQWSRRFAGLKVYLSLLFYGWKTYEQTINHQAKMGQYLKNQLIENGWLIKNDTDLPVVCFTKADFETDANFTKEVMSKILAKGKSWLSVYPIKGVPTFRACITNYNTTEKEINELVHELNEELSAYA from the coding sequence ATGCATTTTGATTTTGATAGTAAACAGCGAAGAGAGATACTCGAAACAGTATTCGAAAAGCTGGAGAAATATTATTGTACAACGAAAGACCTCCGAACCAATCCTGATTTGAATATTAGTAAAATCAGAGCATTGGTTAAGACAGCGGATTTAGTGAATGGAGTTAAACCAGATGAAGCAATCCACCATGTAACAAAAGGGCTTGAAACATATTCAGTACATACGCCACACCCTAAATATTTTGGACTATTTAATCCACGCTCTAATTATGCAGGTATAATAGCTGACCTGATTACAGCCACCTACAATCCCCAATTAGCCGCATGGAGCCATGCACCATTTGCTGTTGAAGTGGAAGAATTTATAATTCGGGAGTTTACTTCTAAATTTGGTTACGAAGATAAAAGCGCGGATGGTGTTTTTACTACAGGCGGGGCTGAAGCAAATCTCACTGCTATATTGTGTGCACTGAACAACAAGTATTCAGACTTTGCAAAAGATGGTTTGTTTGGAGTTGGCGAAAAACCAGTTATACTTTGTTCTGAAGAGGCTCATCACTCAATTCAAAAAGCAGCTAAAGCTATAGGACTGGGATACAACTTGGTAAAATCAATCCCAGTAACGGATGAATTAAAACTGGACACAAAGATTTTACAACAAGGACTAAGCAATCTAGATACTTCGGTTTATTCTCCGCTGATGATTATAGGAACGGCAGGAACCACAGGAACTGGCACGATTGATGACTTAAATCAACTCAATACCATTTGCAAAGACCACAATATTTGGTTCCATGTTGATGCAGCTTACGGAGGTGGTGCGATTCTAAGTAAAGCCTTAAAGTACCGATTAGAGGGTATTGAAAAGTCTGACTCTATCACTTTCGATGCTCATAAATGGATGTCTGTTCCTATGGGAACAAGCATTTTTTTGACGTCGAAAAATGACATTCTTGGAAAAACTTTCAGAACCACCACTGAATACATGCCCAAAGAAGCAGATAGACTAACAATTACTGAACCTTTTGCTCATTCGATACAATGGTCGAGAAGATTCGCAGGTCTAAAAGTTTACCTCTCATTACTATTCTACGGCTGGAAAACTTATGAGCAAACTATTAATCACCAAGCAAAGATGGGACAATACCTGAAGAATCAGCTAATAGAAAATGGTTGGCTCATTAAAAACGATACAGATTTGCCAGTTGTGTGCTTCACAAAAGCAGACTTTGAAACAGATGCAAATTTTACAAAAGAGGTTATGAGTAAAATTTTGGCTAAAGGGAAATCATGGTTGTCTGTTTACCCTATAAAAGGCGTTCCTACCTTTAGGGCTTGTATTACAAACTACAATACTACCGAAAAAGAAATAAACGAGTTGGTACACGAACTAAACGAGGAACTTTCAGCCTATGCTTAG